Below is a window of Caldicellulosiruptoraceae bacterium PP1 DNA.
GACTTCTAATCCGTAGGCCAGGGGTTCGAATCCCTTTGGGCGCGCCATTTATTTTCAAGGGTTTTAGGGTTTTGTAAATATTTCCAAATGTATTTTTACTGCAATCTTAATGTAATTCATATTGAATATTAAAATTTAGGGTAACTACTTTATTTAAGAGTGGTTACCCTTTATGTTTATTTGCTCTAGAGGATGATTTAACTTCCTTTAAGCTTTATTAGGCATTTATTACACCTCTTTTATTTGAGAAAAGTCTATTATGAGATCCTCAAAAATACCAACCGTGACTTTGTCATTGAAGGTATAAAGTTCAGGTGGCAGGTAATCTTCATTATCCTTGAGTCTGTATATTAATATTGTTTGATTGTTTGGATTTACAATCCAATACTCTTTGACTTTAAATTGTGTGTAAAGATTGAGTTTTCGGATATAATCATAATAAAAATTGCTCTCTGATACAACTTCAATTACCATCTCTGGAGTTCCAATACAGCCTTTTTGAGTTAGCTTTTTCTTATCACATATAATAGAAATATCAGGTTGGACAACATTTGTTGCTTGGCTTTCATTCTGTCCTTCCTCAACAAGGATAACATCAAAGGGTGCTGTGTATATCTCACAATACTTTTTATTCCTTTTAAGATAGTTATTTATCATGGTAGTTAATTCCACCACTACTTTTTGGTGTATCCTTGAAGGTGCAGGACTCATGTTATAAATAATACCATAAATTATTTCCACTTTTACATCTTCGGGCAATTTTAAATAGTCTTCATAAGTCAAAAGTTTAGGAATCTTCTCTTCCATTCAATTCACCTTCTTTTGACAATTTTCTTTGCATTGTTTTTCATTTAATTCACTTTGCATTAATCCTTTCTCTTCTCATAACTCTCTTAAGCGAAAAGAAAAAATATTCTCTGTTAATAGATTAAATTACCTTAAAATATTTCTTTTTAACATATTATACCACTAAATAAATAAAAATGAAACGTTTTAGAAAAAACATGGGACCTAAATAATGTAAATTTATAATCCTATAACTTAAAAAGAGAAAATAGAGAAATTAACTATTAGTATTAAAGAAGCTGCTCCAATGTTAGGAATTAGTTATAATGTTATGATTGCCTTAGTACATAAAAGAGATTTCACAAGAATTTTTGCAGGGCAATAAATAGATCCAACTCCAATAATTATTATCCTGATATAGATTATTACATAAATTATAAACGCTTTTATAGCCGCTATTTTAAAAACATAAAGAGGACTGCAACAGATAAAATAAGCTTATGATGCCGTTCTATAATAATAAACACAATAGTTTTTGGTTTAGAATTGCTAATGGATGTTGGAAGTGTGAGGCTGGTTGTGGTGAAGGGAATGAAGTAATCTTTCTTGAAAGCATTGAGAATTTTTTAATCTTCAAGTCTTTTGTGTTTATTCACTTAAAAACAATGCAATTTCAAACCTTAAAAATACTATTGAGTTATTTATAGTAACTTATTTAGTTAAATATGATAAAATATTATTTATATTAGTATATTAGAAGACGGTGTAAATAGATTAATTTTAAATACTAAGAGGAACATTGATGACATATTATTTACATAAAAAACTTTATACTATCGTATATTACAAAATCACTTACTAACAGTTATTAGAGGAGTATGATAAAAATGACAGCAAATATTAATAATCCTTTTGCAGCACTTAAGTCAAAGAATTTTAAATATTTTTGGATGGGACAATGTATTTCTTTAATTGGGACATGGCTTCAAAATACTGCACTTTCGTGGTTAGTCCTTACATTGACAAAATCTGCTTTTTTGGTTGGACTTTTTAGTGCATTACAGTTTACACCCCAATTATTTTTATCTCTTTTTGCAGGTACAATTGTTGATCATTTTCCTAAAAAGAAGCTCTTAATGGTAACGCAAAGCTTGCTTATGATTCTTGCTTTATTACTTTCTTTTTTAATATGGGTAAAAGCAATAAATTATCCAATATTACTTATATTTGCATTGTTTTTGGGTATTATAAATACCTTTGATATGCCAACAAGACAGTCTTTTGTAATTGAACTTGTTGGGCAGGAGTTGTTGGTTAATGCTGTTGCATTAAACTCGCTAAACTTTAATCTTGCAAGAGTTATAGGACCTGCTATAGCAGGCATACTTCTTAAAAGTGTTGGAATGAGTATATGTTTTTTGCTAAACGGATTGAGTTTTGTTGCAGTTTTAATAGGTCTATTTCTGATCGATGTGGGTTTGAAACCAATGAGTGAAAAGAAGAATAATAAGATGATTGAAGATATAATAGAAGGTTTAAAATATACAAAAAATAATAAGATTATCCTCCAAACTATCATTTTGGTTTTAATAATGAACGTTTTTATTATGAATTTCAATGTATTGATACCTTTATATACAAAATATATTTTACATAAAGATGAAGCAGGTTATGGATTTTTGCT
It encodes the following:
- a CDS encoding MFS transporter; the protein is MTANINNPFAALKSKNFKYFWMGQCISLIGTWLQNTALSWLVLTLTKSAFLVGLFSALQFTPQLFLSLFAGTIVDHFPKKKLLMVTQSLLMILALLLSFLIWVKAINYPILLIFALFLGIINTFDMPTRQSFVIELVGQELLVNAVALNSLNFNLARVIGPAIAGILLKSVGMSICFLLNGLSFVAVLIGLFLIDVGLKPMSEKKNNKMIEDIIEGLKYTKNNKIILQTIILVLIMNVFIMNFNVLIPLYTKYILHKDEAGYGFLLSSMGIGALLGALFVATTSRRGPTLKRLYFSLVVSSGMLILIGFNKNYNLSSLMFALVGFFMILFTTTANSTLQLSSADEYRGRIMSLYTLVFAGTTPIGSLISGSFAQIFKANGAFIACGVACIVSYVIEYLILFFTKKHNHNY
- a CDS encoding Uma2 family endonuclease, producing MEEKIPKLLTYEDYLKLPEDVKVEIIYGIIYNMSPAPSRIHQKVVVELTTMINNYLKRNKKYCEIYTAPFDVILVEEGQNESQATNVVQPDISIICDKKKLTQKGCIGTPEMVIEVVSESNFYYDYIRKLNLYTQFKVKEYWIVNPNNQTILIYRLKDNEDYLPPELYTFNDKVTVGIFEDLIIDFSQIKEV